The nucleotide sequence AACGCCTCGCCAAGATCAGCGACGACTTGGGCATGCAGATCATCATCCAGCGCGAGGACGTTTTCCAGTACATGTACAAGATTTAAGATGATTGCCAAGAAGCAGTTATCTTGAATAGAACGCTTAGAGCAAGGTTGAACGGGCGTCTGGCTGCTCCGAAATGATCCTCCCAGTCAGTCTTCATCAGGAAGGTAGCTTAAAAGATCCATCGGCTGGCACTTGAGCTCTCGGCAAAGGGCGTTTAAGGTAGTGAATCGTACGCACTTGACTTTTCCTTTCTTGAATCGGGAAAGGTTGGTGGAGGTAATGCCAACCTTGCGCGCGAGCTCGGTCGTGCCCACGCCCCGGGCAGCCATAACGCAATCTAGCTTGGATATAATGGTCATGACCGTCACTCTTTTGCTCGCCCGGTTGCAGTTTTGCACTGAGGAAATTGGGATAACCTGTCGTGAACAGTAGCATGTTGCCAAGTCAAATGCTCACTCAAAGTGATGCACTTATCGTCAAGTGGTGCGCGAGCATGGGTGAATGTCCACTTTACGGGTACAATTCGGCTGGCGAATCAAGGATCTGCGCGAAGAGCGCGGTCTTTCCCAGCGTGGCTTTGCCGAAAAGATCGGTATGAGCCCCTCCTACCTTGCCGATGTGGAGCGTGGGTCTCGGAATATCAGCTTGGACAACATCAAACGTATTGCCGATGGCTTCGATATAAGCGTCGCCGAGTTGATGGAAGTTTTGCGGGAACGCGGTTGATCTTCTCGTAGCTTCAGCTTCCCGCCGCTTGTTCTCGAGTGCGATGCGACTGTTCGGCAGAGCGATCCTGAGGCAGGTCGGAAACCCTCGGAACCCTTTGGATGGATTGCCTCACAGCAGCAGTTCCTCGCGGTGGCAGAAGCGAATGCGCTTGCCCATGACCTCGATGTCGCCGGCTAGCTCCATCTCCTTGAGCTGGCGGGTTAGCGAGTTGCGGTTCACGCAAAGGTACTCGGCGAACTCCTTGCGAGAAAAAGGGATGACGGGGGTGTCCGTACCCTGCTTCTCGGCGAACTTCCGCACGGTCATGAGTATTTTCGCCCGTAAGCCCCGCTGGCTGAGCACTTCCACCTTGTTTCGAAAGAGGATGATCTTCTCGGCAAAAGAGGTGACGATGTTGCTAAGCACGATCTGGTCGATTTCCGGATCAGCGCCCCCGGTGGGACGGATGAACGTGCGCAGGTCGATGAAGAGCACGGTGGTGTTGACGCTCGCCTGCACGGTGATGGGGACGCGTGGGTAGGAAAGCCAGTTGAACGGCTCACCGTAGAGCTCGCCGGGCCCGATATCGGCGATGATGGACTGGTTGCCCTGGAAGCTCTCGGTCATGATCTTCACCTTGCCCTTGAGCAAGAGGCCGCACACCTCGATGGGGTCGCCGGCCACCAACAGGATGTCGCCCCGCTTGAAGGAGCGCGTGTAGCCGCGGTTGCGTTCGACTAAGTTCTCTATTTGTTCGAGAGTCAAGTTCTTGAACAGCGGTGTTTTCGCCATGAGCTGCAAGTCGGCGTATTTCATCGGTCGTCCTTTCGCGAGGGGACGAGCGCGGCGAATCGGGTTCGGAAGCGATAGGCTGCGGGCGATCCGGGAAACCGGACACCGCGTCCCGCGTCCATCCTATCCGATTGGCCCGGCGAGGGAGGGCACCGGGCCAATCGTGTTTGCCAGGGCGTTACCGCCCGGTGGTGGGAAACGCTATTGCTCGGGTGCGCTTGCTTGCGAGGCGGGCTCGCTCCCTATCATGCGGTAGCGGTTTGCGACGAAGGCCAGCACCACGAGCAGAAGGCCAAAGGGCAGCAGCGCCACGCCGACTTCGATGGCGTTCGGAGCATAGGCGTAAGTCGAGGCGAACGCCTGCCCGGTAGCGAGGTAGCGTCCCGTGGAAAGCGGGTAGAGCCATTCCACGCCCATCGATGTGACGAGCGAGAACCGCGAGGTGGCGAATTCGGGATACAGCAGCATAAGGCGATGCACAAGCGTGCCTGCGAGCACGGCGATGCTGCCGGCAATGAGCAGCCCCGATTGCCGCGAACCCGCCTTGGTGAAGAACAGCACCATGGCGCCGGCCGTCAGCACGATCTCCAGCAGATAGAGCAAGCCGTACGTGCTGGTGATCGCTTCGAGCAGTGCTGCCGATTCGCCGCCTCCCGTCCACGCAAGCAGCACGAGCTCAACCGCGACGAAGAAGAAGTGTACGACTAGAGCCACGGCAACAATGCGCGCGATGGTGGCGAGTCCGTTGGCGTACTCGCTCCAGTGGGCACGCCCGACAACGGCCAGCGCGATGATCAGCACCAGTGCGCCGCCCGACGCCACGGCCATGGCGATGAAGTCGGCGGGCAGCATGGCGGTGTGCCACCATGGATGTCCGTTTTGCGTGGCGAAGATGAGCGCGGTGATGGTGTGGATGAGAACGGCCACCGGCAGCGCCACGAGCGCCACGATGCGCGACCAACGGGCGGAGATAGCGTCGACCTCGTCCTCGGTGCGCCTCGCGATCCAGCCGTTCAGGAAACGCTTGCCCGAGCGCTTGCAGCCGGGAAGCAGTTGGAAGTACACGCTCAGGAACGTGAGAATCAGATACAGCGTGATAACGACGATATCCCACACGAGCGGCGAAGCGAAGTTCGGATGGATGAGCATCTGACCGATGTTCTGAAAGCGGCCCAAGTCCACGATGACCATGCACCCGGCCGCCAGGATACAGGCGAACGCCGTAAGCGAGGCTATCTTGCCGAACGGCTTCAGCCGTTCCACGTCGAACAGGTAGATGGATGACGAGATGATCATGCCGCCGGCCGCCACGCCCACGAGGAACACGAAGCAGCCGATATAGAAGCCCCAGCTGAACAGGTTGGACATGTTCGTGACCGCCAAGCCTCCGATAAGCTGGTATATCCAGGCGGCGGCGCCTATCACGACGGCCGCGAGCCCGATGATGAGCGGAATCCGTTTCATGGGATCACATCCCCTCTCCGTAGACGAGCGCCGGCTTTTCCTTCGTTCCCGCCTGCACGTAGAACACCTTGGGGTCGTTGCCGAGCTCCTCCTGCAGCCTCACGGCGGGCCGGCCGTCGAGGAAGCGGCTCACGTCCGAGGCCGGGTCGTCCAAGTCACCGAAGATGCGCGCGTTCGCGGGGCAACCCCGCACGCACGCGGGCTTCTCGCCCTCGGCGCGGTATTGCTGGCAGAACGTGCACTTCTCGGCGACGCCCTGTGGCCGATCGCGCGTGTAGACCAAGCGCCCCTCGTCATGGCTGTCGAGCGGGTAACCGTAGCAGTAGCGGTCCTCTTCCACACCCTTCGTCTTGGCTGGATCCTCCCAGTTGAACTGCCGCACGCCGTAAGGGCAGGCGGCCAGGCAGTAGCGACAGCCGATGCAGCGCTCGTAGTCGATGAGCACCGTGCCGTCGGCGGCTTGGTAGCTCGCGCCCGTCGGGCACACCTTCACGCACGAGGCGTTCTCGCAGTGCTGGCACGACACGGGCAGAAACGCCATCTCAAAGCCGCCTCCTCGCGTTTCGGTGGCAACCTGGTGCTCGTCGCTGCCCACGGTGAACACGCGGTTCCACCAGATGCCCTCGGGTTGGGCATTGTGGTTCTTGCACACGACCATGCACGTGCGGCAGCCTATGCACCGGTCGAGGTCGATTGCCATCCCTAGTTTCATTGCGCACCTGCCTTCCTCACATCGCAGAGGCATTCGTTCCATGCCATGTTCGTCGACCACGTGGCGCCGATGAAGTAGATCTCATGGATGGGATTGATGAACGGGTAGATGAGCGTGTTGTACGACGACCCGCCGGTATAGCGGGCCCACCAGCCCATCTCGAAGATACATTGCTTCGGATAGAGGCCGGGCTCTAGCACGAGCTTGCCCTTCACGTGGCCTCGGTCGTTGAACACATCCACCTCGTCGCCTTCGGCCAGGCCCTTCGCCATCGCGTCATCGGGGTTCATCCACACGCGGGGCAGCCCGTCTTGCAGCTCGAGCATCATGGGGTTGCTCGAATAGTTGGAGTGGACGCGATACAGGCTGTTGCGCGTGAGGTAGTTGAAGGGGTACTTCTCACGGGCCGACGGGTCGAGGGCGTACTCGGTGTCTTCGAACAGAGGCTTCCACACGGGTAGCTGCTCGCCCTGCGCCAGGAACACGTCGTGGTCTTTGTAGAACTCCATGCGCCCGCTCGGCACGAAGTGGTCGGTCGAACCCGGCGCGTTCGGCAGCGATGGGGGCGGGAACGGCGTGCGGTTGTGGATCTGATCCCAGAAGGGAATCATCTTGTCCTCCGGGTTCGCATGATTCATCTTCACGGGACCGCGCCGCAGGTCTTCCACCGTGATGCCGGCCACCTTCTCGCCGCCGGTTGCGAGGAACTTCTCGAGTACGGCTTCGATCTGCTTCTCGGAGTCTTCCGGCGGGAAGTTGGGGAACTGCTCTCCCCAGGCCGGGTCGATGCGCCGGGCCAGCTCGGAGAATATCCAGATCTCGGGGCGCGCCTCGCCTGGCGGGTCCGCCGCCTTCTGCTGCAGTTGGATGTAGGGGTGCAGCGGCGTGGTGCACACGTCGGTCTTCTCGTACCAGGCGCAGCCGGGCAGCACGACGTCGGCGTACTCGACCGTGGTGGTGTGCAGGAAGTCGCAGGTCATGACAAACTCGAGCTCGCCGCTCTCCACGCGTTTGCGTAGCGCGTCGCAGACGGCGTGCTGGTCGAAGGGGTTCGCCCAGCCGGTGAGCAGGGCGTGGAAGCCGTTCTTCGGGTAGGGTGCCGACATCGTCTCGGTGGGGCCGTTCACGAAGTAGTGGTAGGGCGTTGCGGTTGCGTTCGCGTTCGGCGGCATGAACCACGAGGCCGGCTTGAAGCGCACCTTGTATTGGCCGATGTAGTCGGAAATGCCGCCGCCCAGCTTGCCAATGTTGCCGGTGAGTGCCGCCAGCAGGGTGAGCGCACGACCCTTGAGGTCGCCGTGATGGTACTGATGGGCGGAGCCGCCGAGGATGATGTGGGCTGGCTTGACGGTGGCCGTCAGTCGGGCCAGCCGCTCGATGGTCTCGGCGGGCACGTCGCTTATGTTCTGCGCCTTCGCGGGCGTGTAATCGCGCTCGAGCAACTCTTTGAGTAGCTGGAACGCGGGCTTCGCCTCCACGGTGGAACCGTCTTCGAGCGTGAGGGAGAACGTGCCCTCAAGCGCAGCTGTGGATGGCATTTCCAGCCGGGTAGGGCTGATAGCAGTGGGCGCTCCGTCCACAATGGCCACGTAGACCTCGCGCTTCTCGGGCGTTTCCTGCGGGCGTTCAAGCCCCTGCACGTCGGCCGCAAGGACGCGCTTGCCCGTGGCTGTGTTCACGAGCAGCGGCTGGTCAGTGTATGTTTTGATGAAATCTGCGTCGTAGAGTTCCTCGTCGATAATGACCTTCGCCATGGCGAGCGCAACGGCTGTGTCGCTGCCGGGCGCAAGCCGCACCCATTCGTCGGCCTTCGCCGCCGTGACCGTGTAGTTCGGGTCGAAGTAGATCACCTTGCCGCCGGCCTCCTGCGACCTTGTGAGAAAGTGCGAGTCGGGAAGACGGGTGGTCATGATGTTCGAGCCGAAGTTCAGGGTGAGGCGAGAGTCCTCCCACGCATAGCTTTCCAGCTCTTCGCATTGGCAGCCGAACGTTTCAGGGAAGAACATGGGCAGGTCGCCGTTCATCTCGTAGCCGGGAAAGTTCGTCCAACCGCTCATGTTTACCAGGCGGATGAACGTTCCCTTATTGATGTAGTTGAGCGGCGGCACCTGGTAGTCGACGGCTATCGAGTCCGCACCGTAGTGCTCGGTTATCTCGCGGATGCGCTTGGCGGCGAAGTTGAGTGCCTCGTCCCACGTGCATTCACGCAGTTGGCCGCCGTCTTTGTAGGGCGTCTCGCGAATCATGGGATGTAGCAGGCGGTCGTCGCCATACATCATGGTGTTGAATGTGGTGCCTTTCAGGCAGCCGCGCGGATTGTAGCCGTCGTTCTCGTAGTCGGCCGCTTGGATGAGCGTCTTTACCTGTCCGTCGTACGTTGCGGCCACCATGCCGCAAGCGCCGGTGCAGTTGGGCGAGCAGGTTGATCGGACGTGGGTGAGGCCCATGCCGTCTGTTTCGTCCATCATACCGTCGCCCGTCATATCGTCGGCGAGCGCTTGCGCGAGTGGCGCCACGCTTCCGGCGGTGCAGGCGACGACGCCGGCTGCCGCTGTGGTTTTTAGAAATCCCCTCCGTGTTTGCTGCGGGCCACTTGGCCCGTGAGCGCGTGCGTTGTGCTCCTTCATGCTGATCGCACCTTCCTTTCGGTGACATTTGCATGACCCACCCTTCCATCAGGCAATATATCCTGATGGATCGTAGCGTGGGCACGGGAATGCCGTGGCAATCAGCGCGCGCTTTTGGTTGTATACAGAATTACCAGCCCCCTTGCGGGCGAGTATATGCGGGCTAGTTCGATGGCGCAAGAAGCGCAAGCGAGAAAGTTTGAATTGACAAAATCTACAAATAAACAACATAACTTTTTTGATTTTTGCTGCATTCATGGCCGACAAGCGCGAGTTTTCAGTTTTAAATACAATATACCTATGCCCAATTGAGTGAACGCCTCCCAAGCCCCCGACGCTTCGCTTTTTTTCAAAAAGTCGCGTTCTTTTCTCGTCCGTTACCTCGTGGTTGCTGGCCTTGCGAGTTTGTTTCATATACTGGAACCTATGACATCAGGGAACGACAAGGTGGGGCGCGACGAGCTGGGGCCGGCTTGCTTGAGCGGCGATCCGGCTTGCTCGCCTACGGAGCGCATCTTGGAGCCGGAGGTGCGGCACCATCATCGGCGTAGGCGCAAGCTCCTGGAGTTCACGCACTCGTCCACCCGGGCGACTATGCTCATGCTCGCGGCGGCCGTGGCGGCCCTTGTCATCGAGAACACGCCGGTGCTTCCGTATTTTGCGGAGTTCTGGCACACGTTCGAGCTTGGCTTCTCGCTGGGGTCGTTCGCGCCGCACCTCACGCTCGAGCATTTCATCAACGACTTCCTCATGGCCATATTCTTCCTGCTGGTGGGCTTGGAGATAAAGTTCGAGCTCACGGCGGGCGAGCTGCGCAACCCGCGCAAGGCCCTGCTGCCCATCTTGGGCGCGGCCGGCGGTGCCGTGGTGCCGGCCGTCGTGTACACGGTGGTGAACATGGGCAGCGGCTTCGAGCAGGGCTGGGGCGTTCCCATGGCGAACGACATCGCGTTCTGCCTGGGTATCTTAGCGCTGCTGGGCAGCCGCATACCGGCGGGGCTGCGCTCGTTCTTGTCCACGCTCACCATAGCCGACGACATGATCGCCATTCTGGTGATCGCGGTGTTTTACACGGCCGACCTCGATATCGCCTGGCTGGCAGGCGGCCTGGCGTTGTTCGCCGGTGCGCTCGTCATCAACCGGCTGCATGTGTACGACCTGTGGCCGTACGTGCTCATTGGGTTGGCCATGTGGGTGTGCTTCCTGCTCTCGGGCGTGCA is from Gordonibacter urolithinfaciens and encodes:
- a CDS encoding helix-turn-helix domain-containing protein, with the translated sequence MTIISKLDCVMAARGVGTTELARKVGITSTNLSRFKKGKVKCVRFTTLNALCRELKCQPMDLLSYLPDED
- a CDS encoding helix-turn-helix domain-containing protein, translating into MSTLRVQFGWRIKDLREERGLSQRGFAEKIGMSPSYLADVERGSRNISLDNIKRIADGFDISVAELMEVLRERG
- a CDS encoding Crp/Fnr family transcriptional regulator, which produces MKYADLQLMAKTPLFKNLTLEQIENLVERNRGYTRSFKRGDILLVAGDPIEVCGLLLKGKVKIMTESFQGNQSIIADIGPGELYGEPFNWLSYPRVPITVQASVNTTVLFIDLRTFIRPTGGADPEIDQIVLSNIVTSFAEKIILFRNKVEVLSQRGLRAKILMTVRKFAEKQGTDTPVIPFSRKEFAEYLCVNRNSLTRQLKEMELAGDIEVMGKRIRFCHREELLL
- the nrfD gene encoding NrfD/PsrC family molybdoenzyme membrane anchor subunit, whose amino-acid sequence is MKRIPLIIGLAAVVIGAAAWIYQLIGGLAVTNMSNLFSWGFYIGCFVFLVGVAAGGMIISSSIYLFDVERLKPFGKIASLTAFACILAAGCMVIVDLGRFQNIGQMLIHPNFASPLVWDIVVITLYLILTFLSVYFQLLPGCKRSGKRFLNGWIARRTEDEVDAISARWSRIVALVALPVAVLIHTITALIFATQNGHPWWHTAMLPADFIAMAVASGGALVLIIALAVVGRAHWSEYANGLATIARIVAVALVVHFFFVAVELVLLAWTGGGESAALLEAITSTYGLLYLLEIVLTAGAMVLFFTKAGSRQSGLLIAGSIAVLAGTLVHRLMLLYPEFATSRFSLVTSMGVEWLYPLSTGRYLATGQAFASTYAYAPNAIEVGVALLPFGLLLVVLAFVANRYRMIGSEPASQASAPEQ
- a CDS encoding 4Fe-4S dicluster domain-containing protein codes for the protein MAIDLDRCIGCRTCMVVCKNHNAQPEGIWWNRVFTVGSDEHQVATETRGGGFEMAFLPVSCQHCENASCVKVCPTGASYQAADGTVLIDYERCIGCRYCLAACPYGVRQFNWEDPAKTKGVEEDRYCYGYPLDSHDEGRLVYTRDRPQGVAEKCTFCQQYRAEGEKPACVRGCPANARIFGDLDDPASDVSRFLDGRPAVRLQEELGNDPKVFYVQAGTKEKPALVYGEGM
- a CDS encoding molybdopterin-dependent oxidoreductase codes for the protein MKEHNARAHGPSGPQQTRRGFLKTTAAAGVVACTAGSVAPLAQALADDMTGDGMMDETDGMGLTHVRSTCSPNCTGACGMVAATYDGQVKTLIQAADYENDGYNPRGCLKGTTFNTMMYGDDRLLHPMIRETPYKDGGQLRECTWDEALNFAAKRIREITEHYGADSIAVDYQVPPLNYINKGTFIRLVNMSGWTNFPGYEMNGDLPMFFPETFGCQCEELESYAWEDSRLTLNFGSNIMTTRLPDSHFLTRSQEAGGKVIYFDPNYTVTAAKADEWVRLAPGSDTAVALAMAKVIIDEELYDADFIKTYTDQPLLVNTATGKRVLAADVQGLERPQETPEKREVYVAIVDGAPTAISPTRLEMPSTAALEGTFSLTLEDGSTVEAKPAFQLLKELLERDYTPAKAQNISDVPAETIERLARLTATVKPAHIILGGSAHQYHHGDLKGRALTLLAALTGNIGKLGGGISDYIGQYKVRFKPASWFMPPNANATATPYHYFVNGPTETMSAPYPKNGFHALLTGWANPFDQHAVCDALRKRVESGELEFVMTCDFLHTTTVEYADVVLPGCAWYEKTDVCTTPLHPYIQLQQKAADPPGEARPEIWIFSELARRIDPAWGEQFPNFPPEDSEKQIEAVLEKFLATGGEKVAGITVEDLRRGPVKMNHANPEDKMIPFWDQIHNRTPFPPPSLPNAPGSTDHFVPSGRMEFYKDHDVFLAQGEQLPVWKPLFEDTEYALDPSAREKYPFNYLTRNSLYRVHSNYSSNPMMLELQDGLPRVWMNPDDAMAKGLAEGDEVDVFNDRGHVKGKLVLEPGLYPKQCIFEMGWWARYTGGSSYNTLIYPFINPIHEIYFIGATWSTNMAWNECLCDVRKAGAQ
- the nhaA gene encoding Na+/H+ antiporter NhaA — protein: MTSGNDKVGRDELGPACLSGDPACSPTERILEPEVRHHHRRRRKLLEFTHSSTRATMLMLAAAVAALVIENTPVLPYFAEFWHTFELGFSLGSFAPHLTLEHFINDFLMAIFFLLVGLEIKFELTAGELRNPRKALLPILGAAGGAVVPAVVYTVVNMGSGFEQGWGVPMANDIAFCLGILALLGSRIPAGLRSFLSTLTIADDMIAILVIAVFYTADLDIAWLAGGLALFAGALVINRLHVYDLWPYVLIGLAMWVCFLLSGVHATIAGVLLALAIPAKSQVKLDRAPGWFEARARKADERYDPGEPDIVQKEYLGELDEIGRVSRMAIPPITRLDYRLHIPVYFFILPLFAFSNASVVLTGMDPLAVIANPVTIGVFCGLLFGKPLGIFLATWLTVKLRLSDLPAGVSWGHIAGVSVLGGVGFTMAIFVTNLAFVDASTIAMAKAAILAASLVAGVAGFLVLRRVTDEEEE